In one Bos mutus isolate GX-2022 chromosome 19, NWIPB_WYAK_1.1, whole genome shotgun sequence genomic region, the following are encoded:
- the LOC102264829 gene encoding histone H2B type 1-C/E/F/G/I — protein sequence MPEPAKSAPAPKKGSKKAVTKAQKKDGKKRKRSRKESYSVYMYKELKQVHLDTSISSKAMGIMNSFINDIFERIGGEASRLAHYNKRSTITSREIQTALRLLLPGELAKHAVSEDTKAVTKYTSSK from the coding sequence ATGCCTGAACCGGCCAAGTCTGCTCCTGCCCCTAAAAAGGGCTctaaaaaagctgtgaccaaggcccagaagaaggaCGGCAAGAAGCGCAAGCGCAGCCGCAAGGAGAGCTACTCCGTGTACATGTACAAGGAGCTGAAGCAAGTCCATCTGGACACCAGCATCTCGTCCAAAGCCAtgggaatcatgaactccttcatCAATGACATTTTCGAGCGCATCGGTGGCGAGGCATCGCGCCTGGCGCATTACAACAAGCGCTCGACTATCACCTCCAGGGAGATCCAGACTGCCCtgcgcttgctgctacctggggagctggccaagcacgccGTGTCTGAGGacactaaggctgtcaccaagtataccagctccaagtaa